One region of Bacillus zhangzhouensis genomic DNA includes:
- a CDS encoding response regulator transcription factor — MSYTIYLVEDEQNLNELLTKYLESEDWNVSSFLTGEAAREVMNKPPHLWILDIMLPDIDGYTLIKEIKAASPDVPVIFISARDADIDRVLGLELGSSDYIAKPFLPRELIIRVQKLLELVYKNSDSPQQQSITPVSSYVIHENVREVYEGGKLINLTSKEFDLLLLFTHHQGHAFSREDILVKIWGHDYFGTDRVVDDLVRRLRKKMPDLKVETIYGFGYRMLKG; from the coding sequence TTGTCGTACACCATTTATTTAGTTGAAGATGAACAAAACTTAAATGAACTGTTAACCAAATATTTAGAGAGTGAAGATTGGAATGTCTCCTCTTTTTTAACTGGAGAAGCGGCACGCGAGGTAATGAACAAGCCGCCGCATCTATGGATTTTAGATATCATGCTGCCTGATATAGACGGATACACCCTCATTAAAGAAATCAAAGCCGCTTCACCTGACGTACCGGTCATTTTCATTTCAGCACGGGATGCAGATATCGATCGTGTCCTCGGCTTAGAACTGGGAAGCAGTGATTATATTGCGAAACCGTTTCTTCCGCGTGAACTGATCATTCGGGTACAAAAACTGCTGGAGCTTGTATATAAGAACAGCGATAGCCCGCAGCAGCAAAGCATCACACCAGTTTCTTCCTATGTCATCCATGAGAATGTAAGAGAGGTATATGAAGGGGGGAAGCTCATTAACTTAACTTCTAAGGAATTTGACTTGCTGCTTTTATTTACACATCATCAGGGACATGCTTTTTCTCGTGAAGATATCCTCGTCAAGATTTGGGGACACGATTACTTCGGGACAGATCGTGTGGTCGATGACCTTGTCAGACGGCTGCGCAAAAAAATGCCCGACTTAAAGGTCGAGACCATCTATGGATTTGGCTATAGGATGCTTAAAGGATGA
- a CDS encoding 3-hydroxyacyl-CoA dehydrogenase/enoyl-CoA hydratase family protein: protein MGKHIRKAAVIGSGVMGSGIAAHLANIGIRVTLLDIVPNELTKEETAKKQTLDHPSVRNRLSQEAMKKLLKQKPAPLTSAKNLSYITPGNLTDHLSLLHDADWIIEVVTEKLSIKQHVFSLIDEHRKEGSIVSSNTSGISVEKMAEGRSDDFKRHFLGTHFFNPARYLKLLEIIPIQETDSEVLSFMKTFGEDVLGKGVVEAKDTPNFIANRIGTYGLLVTVREMLENKYTIGEVDSVTGPLIGRPKSATFRTLDVVGLDTFSHVARNVYEQVEGKEKEIFQLPEFMERMLEKGWIGSKAGQGFYKKNGKAILELDPVTLTYGERTKLKDPAIEMAKQQKGAKAKLKALIYQDGRAGQFLWNMTAPVLLYSAHLKGEIADDIQSIDNAMKWGFGWQHGPFELWDAIGVKKAAERMEAEGRSIPAWVQEMLSKGHDTFYQENAEGEWAFYQNGVYEQEKGNGKHISLARLKKKHGVIFKNSGASLIDIGDDVALLEFHSKSNAIGLDVIDMINRSVDETEKNYKGLVIGNQGKNFCVGANLALILMEAQDDNFFEIDFVIRRFQQAMMKVKYSERPVVAAPFGMTLGGGTEVCLPAAAIQASSETYMGLVEAGVGLIPGGGGNKELYLRHLQGAAKPSQTAIQDATLKTFETIAMAKVSTSAEEARDMNMLRVSDRISMNEDHLIYDAKQLVLSLDEAGYRAPLKQKVPVMGETGYAAMILAAENMRLSGYISEHDMTIVKKLAHVISGGKLPFGTEVEEQYLLELEREAFLSLVGEGKSQARMQHMLVKGKPLRN, encoded by the coding sequence ATGGGCAAACATATTCGCAAGGCGGCTGTCATTGGTTCAGGTGTTATGGGCTCGGGCATTGCTGCACATCTAGCCAATATCGGGATACGAGTAACACTGCTAGATATTGTGCCAAATGAACTGACAAAGGAAGAAACGGCGAAAAAGCAAACGCTTGATCACCCTAGTGTTCGGAATCGATTAAGTCAAGAAGCGATGAAAAAATTGTTAAAGCAAAAACCAGCACCTCTTACTTCAGCAAAAAACCTATCATACATCACACCGGGAAATCTCACAGACCACCTTTCCTTATTACACGATGCTGACTGGATTATTGAAGTCGTCACTGAAAAGCTCAGCATCAAACAACACGTATTCTCTCTCATCGACGAACACCGCAAAGAAGGAAGCATCGTATCAAGCAATACATCCGGTATTTCAGTTGAAAAAATGGCTGAAGGCCGATCAGATGATTTTAAACGCCACTTTTTAGGTACACATTTTTTTAACCCTGCTCGTTATTTAAAGCTCTTAGAAATCATTCCTATTCAAGAAACAGATTCAGAAGTCCTGTCATTTATGAAAACGTTTGGCGAAGATGTACTCGGCAAAGGTGTAGTTGAAGCAAAAGACACACCGAACTTTATTGCAAACCGCATTGGCACTTATGGGCTTCTTGTCACAGTGCGTGAAATGCTTGAGAACAAATACACCATCGGAGAAGTGGATTCTGTCACAGGTCCCCTTATTGGAAGACCGAAAAGTGCGACCTTCCGTACACTTGATGTAGTGGGGCTTGACACATTTTCTCATGTGGCACGAAACGTATATGAACAGGTAGAAGGAAAGGAAAAAGAGATTTTTCAGCTGCCTGAGTTTATGGAAAGAATGCTCGAAAAAGGTTGGATTGGCAGCAAGGCAGGACAAGGATTTTATAAAAAAAATGGGAAGGCCATTTTAGAGCTTGATCCAGTGACGCTCACATATGGAGAGCGCACAAAGCTAAAAGATCCAGCCATTGAGATGGCGAAACAGCAAAAGGGTGCAAAAGCAAAGTTGAAAGCGCTTATTTATCAGGATGGCCGTGCAGGGCAATTCCTTTGGAATATGACAGCGCCCGTACTTCTTTATTCAGCTCATCTAAAAGGTGAAATTGCGGATGATATTCAGTCTATCGATAACGCCATGAAATGGGGATTCGGCTGGCAGCACGGCCCATTTGAGCTGTGGGATGCAATAGGTGTCAAAAAAGCCGCCGAACGAATGGAAGCAGAAGGCCGCAGTATCCCAGCATGGGTGCAAGAGATGCTGTCAAAAGGACACGACACATTCTATCAAGAGAATGCTGAAGGAGAGTGGGCTTTTTATCAGAATGGCGTTTATGAACAGGAAAAAGGGAACGGCAAACATATTTCTTTAGCTAGATTGAAAAAGAAACACGGGGTTATCTTCAAAAATTCTGGTGCGAGCCTGATTGATATTGGTGATGATGTCGCCTTGCTCGAATTTCACTCTAAAAGCAATGCCATTGGACTAGATGTCATTGATATGATCAATCGATCCGTTGATGAGACGGAAAAGAATTATAAAGGGCTTGTCATTGGAAACCAAGGGAAGAACTTCTGTGTTGGCGCTAACCTTGCTTTGATTTTAATGGAAGCACAGGACGATAATTTCTTTGAAATTGACTTTGTGATCAGGCGCTTCCAGCAGGCAATGATGAAGGTGAAATACAGCGAGCGCCCAGTCGTTGCTGCTCCGTTTGGTATGACTTTAGGAGGCGGAACAGAAGTTTGTCTGCCGGCAGCGGCTATACAGGCCTCTAGCGAAACGTACATGGGACTGGTGGAAGCGGGAGTTGGACTGATTCCAGGAGGCGGCGGAAACAAAGAGTTATATCTTCGTCACCTGCAAGGAGCAGCGAAGCCGTCGCAGACCGCTATACAGGATGCTACGCTGAAAACATTTGAAACCATTGCAATGGCAAAAGTATCAACTTCAGCTGAGGAAGCGCGGGACATGAACATGCTTCGCGTGAGCGACCGGATTAGTATGAACGAAGATCACCTGATCTATGATGCAAAACAACTGGTGCTCTCTCTTGATGAAGCCGGTTATCGTGCGCCGCTCAAGCAAAAGGTGCCGGTCATGGGAGAAACAGGCTATGCAGCGATGATTTTGGCTGCTGAAAATATGAGACTGTCTGGATACATTTCAGAGCATGACATGACCATTGTCAAAAAATTAGCTCATGTTATTTCCGGCGGGAAACTGCCATTTGGAACAGAGGTAGAGGAGCAATACTTATTAGAGCTTGAAAGAGAAGCTTTTTTAAGTCTTGTGGGAGAAGGGAAATCACAGGCACGTATGCAGCACATGCTCGTCAAAGGAAAACCTTTACGTAACTAA
- a CDS encoding acyl-CoA dehydrogenase family protein, with translation MKALEDVKKGGSFLIDETNYEHIFTPEDFSDEHQMIGKTTEDYILQDVVPHIDQIENHEFEHSVRLLKKAGELGLLGADVPEEFGGLGLDKISSAIITEKFARAGSFSLSYGAHVGIGSLPIVLFGNQAQKETYLPGLASGETIAAYALTEPGSGSDALGAKTTAVLNEAGTHYVLNGEKQWITNSAFADVFVVYAKIDGEHFSAFIVEKDFPGVKTGPEEKKMGIKGSSTRTLILEDAQVPKENLLGEAGRGHVIAFNILNIGRYKLAVGTIGASKRVIQLSAEYANQRKQFKTPISRFSLIGEKAANMSVKLYAMESAVYRTVGLFEQRMGLLSDEEQKNGKQIAQSIAEYAIECSLCKVLGSETLDYIVDEGVQIHGGYGFMQEYEVERAYRDSRINRIFEGTNEINRLLVPGTFLKKAMKGELPLLQKAQTLQEELMMMMPEEPGDQPLDQEKYLLAHAKKIALMVAGMAAMKYGKALDKEQEILVNIADIVNEIFAAESAILRTEKAIAATGAEKNAQKLAYTQIFTQEAFLKIEAHAKESLIAMEEGDSLRISLSALRKLTRFTPINVIAKKREVAKRIFEAEKYIV, from the coding sequence ATGAAAGCATTAGAAGATGTAAAAAAGGGTGGAAGCTTTTTAATTGATGAGACGAATTATGAGCATATCTTTACACCGGAGGATTTCTCTGATGAACATCAAATGATTGGAAAGACAACAGAGGATTATATTTTACAAGATGTGGTTCCGCATATAGATCAAATTGAAAACCATGAGTTTGAGCATTCGGTCAGGCTTCTCAAAAAGGCTGGTGAGCTTGGACTTCTAGGAGCTGATGTGCCGGAAGAATTCGGCGGGCTTGGATTAGATAAAATCAGTTCAGCGATCATTACTGAAAAATTTGCTAGAGCAGGAAGCTTCTCGCTTTCCTATGGCGCTCATGTCGGGATTGGTTCTCTGCCGATCGTGCTCTTCGGAAATCAAGCGCAAAAGGAAACGTACCTGCCTGGACTCGCCTCTGGGGAAACCATTGCGGCATACGCACTCACTGAGCCAGGATCAGGCTCTGACGCCCTTGGAGCAAAAACAACAGCAGTTCTGAATGAAGCGGGTACCCATTATGTCCTCAATGGAGAAAAGCAGTGGATCACAAACTCCGCATTTGCGGATGTCTTTGTTGTGTATGCGAAGATTGATGGTGAACACTTCTCTGCTTTTATCGTCGAAAAAGATTTTCCAGGTGTCAAAACGGGACCTGAAGAGAAAAAGATGGGCATTAAAGGATCATCAACGAGAACATTAATTCTTGAAGATGCCCAAGTACCAAAGGAGAATTTGCTCGGTGAAGCCGGTAGAGGACATGTGATTGCCTTTAACATTTTAAATATCGGACGCTATAAGCTGGCAGTCGGCACAATCGGTGCATCAAAACGCGTCATTCAATTATCCGCAGAATATGCAAACCAGCGTAAGCAATTCAAAACACCCATTTCTCGATTCAGCTTAATTGGTGAAAAAGCAGCTAATATGTCAGTAAAGCTCTATGCGATGGAAAGTGCTGTTTACCGCACGGTTGGATTATTTGAACAGCGGATGGGTCTATTAAGTGATGAAGAGCAAAAAAACGGCAAACAAATTGCTCAATCCATTGCGGAATATGCGATTGAATGTTCTCTCTGTAAAGTGCTTGGCTCTGAAACGTTAGATTATATTGTGGATGAAGGCGTGCAGATTCACGGCGGATATGGATTCATGCAAGAGTACGAGGTCGAAAGAGCTTATCGCGATTCACGAATCAACCGGATTTTTGAAGGGACAAACGAAATCAACCGTTTGCTTGTACCAGGTACATTCTTGAAGAAAGCGATGAAAGGAGAGCTTCCGCTGCTTCAAAAAGCACAAACTTTACAGGAAGAGCTGATGATGATGATGCCGGAAGAGCCAGGCGACCAGCCGCTCGATCAGGAAAAATATTTGCTTGCCCATGCAAAAAAAATCGCCTTAATGGTGGCTGGTATGGCAGCCATGAAATACGGGAAAGCCTTAGACAAAGAGCAAGAAATTCTTGTAAATATAGCCGATATCGTCAATGAAATTTTTGCTGCTGAATCAGCGATTCTGCGTACAGAAAAGGCAATCGCTGCAACAGGGGCAGAAAAAAATGCACAAAAGCTGGCTTACACACAAATTTTCACGCAGGAGGCTTTCTTAAAGATTGAAGCCCATGCAAAAGAATCCTTGATTGCGATGGAGGAAGGTGATTCACTCCGCATCAGCCTGTCAGCCCTTCGCAAGCTGACAAGATTTACTCCGATCAATGTCATCGCTAAAAAGCGCGAAGTAGCGAAACGAATCTTTGAAGCAGAGAAATATATCGTATAA
- a CDS encoding YusU family protein — translation MGNELDEKLEGLFDKYTELLLGESTDELKHDVKQWVIYSHIAKSMPPLAKHFNETYPEAKEEIKHTIQRIKQLNEAHRVNKDR, via the coding sequence ATGGGAAATGAATTAGATGAAAAGCTGGAAGGCTTGTTTGATAAATATACAGAGCTGCTGCTTGGTGAATCAACAGATGAACTGAAACACGATGTGAAACAATGGGTGATTTACTCTCATATCGCAAAAAGCATGCCGCCGCTAGCAAAGCATTTTAATGAAACGTATCCAGAAGCAAAAGAAGAAATTAAACACACGATTCAACGAATCAAACAATTGAACGAAGCTCATCGCGTCAATAAAGATCGTTAA
- a CDS encoding acetyl-CoA C-acetyltransferase, whose product MREAVIVAGARTPVGKAKKGSLKHVRPDDMGALCVKETLKRAGEYDGQIDDLIIGCATPEAEQGLNVARNIGALAGLPYTVPAITINRYCSSGLQSIAYAGERIMLGQAETILAGGVESMSQVPMMGHSIRPNALLAEQAPEYYMSMGHTAEQVAQKYQVTRQDQDAFAVRSHQKAAKALQEGKFSDEIVPVDVTERRVGEQYQLEEHQFTFSQDEGVRAGTTEEILSTLRPAFSTKGTVTAGNSSQTSDGAACVMMMDREKASSLSLLPLAKFRAFAVGGVPPEVMGIGPVEAIPRALKIAGLELKDIGLFELNEAFASQAIQVIRHLGIDEEKVNVNGGAIALGHPLGCTGTKLTLSLIHEMKRRNEQFGIVTMCIGGGMGAAGIFELI is encoded by the coding sequence ATGAGAGAAGCAGTCATTGTCGCTGGCGCAAGAACACCAGTAGGGAAGGCAAAAAAAGGATCGTTAAAACATGTTCGGCCTGATGATATGGGCGCACTATGTGTGAAAGAAACGTTAAAGCGTGCCGGTGAATACGACGGTCAGATAGATGATTTGATCATTGGATGTGCGACGCCAGAAGCAGAGCAGGGGTTAAATGTGGCGCGAAATATTGGGGCACTAGCGGGACTGCCTTATACGGTCCCTGCCATCACCATAAACCGCTACTGCTCGTCTGGTCTTCAGTCTATCGCTTATGCGGGTGAACGAATTATGCTTGGGCAGGCAGAGACAATTTTAGCCGGAGGAGTCGAATCGATGTCGCAGGTGCCGATGATGGGGCATTCCATTCGTCCAAATGCTCTGTTGGCAGAGCAAGCACCTGAATACTACATGAGCATGGGGCACACGGCAGAGCAAGTGGCGCAAAAATATCAGGTCACACGTCAAGATCAGGACGCCTTTGCGGTGAGAAGTCATCAAAAAGCAGCAAAGGCACTTCAAGAAGGGAAGTTTTCAGATGAAATTGTGCCCGTTGATGTAACAGAGCGACGGGTAGGAGAGCAATATCAATTAGAAGAGCATCAATTCACGTTCTCACAGGATGAAGGGGTAAGAGCAGGTACTACGGAGGAAATTCTTTCTACATTGCGCCCAGCCTTCTCTACAAAAGGCACGGTGACCGCAGGGAACTCGTCTCAAACAAGCGACGGGGCTGCGTGTGTGATGATGATGGACCGTGAGAAAGCATCCTCACTTTCTCTTTTGCCGCTCGCTAAATTCAGAGCATTTGCTGTTGGCGGTGTACCGCCTGAGGTGATGGGTATCGGTCCGGTTGAAGCTATTCCGCGTGCGCTGAAGATTGCTGGACTTGAGCTCAAGGATATTGGACTGTTTGAATTAAACGAAGCGTTTGCCTCTCAGGCGATTCAAGTCATTCGTCATTTAGGGATTGATGAAGAAAAAGTGAATGTTAATGGTGGGGCAATTGCGCTGGGACATCCGCTCGGCTGTACAGGAACGAAACTAACGCTGTCACTTATTCATGAAATGAAACGGCGAAACGAACAATTTGGCATTGTCACAATGTGTATCGGCGGGGGTATGGGAGCAGCGGGAATTTTTGAATTGATCTAA
- a CDS encoding oxidoreductase encodes MKRTAIVTGANSGFGKLITLRLAKRGYTVIAGVRQEINAKKLAEEIEQASLSGMIHIEALDVTDTQSIQAFQTKLHSYAPITLLVNNAGTAFAGFAEEVPVDTYRQQFEVNVFGVMEMTQAVLPFMTSGAKIFNMSSISGLMGMPALSPYVSSKFALEGYTESLRIELASFGIQAALIEPGSFQTNIWNTSMNEQMIQPAEGSKYTKLYQKMMAYIDTQKSTYGDPGEVAELVVRLAEKKRLKRLRYLVGKGVRLSFTAKQLLPWNMWEHIILRTLSSKKEAQKNRRIC; translated from the coding sequence ATGAAAAGAACAGCCATTGTAACGGGTGCCAATAGCGGCTTTGGCAAGCTCATCACACTGCGTCTCGCTAAGCGGGGCTATACAGTGATTGCCGGCGTCAGACAAGAAATCAATGCAAAAAAGCTCGCTGAAGAAATCGAGCAAGCCTCTTTATCAGGCATGATACATATTGAAGCGCTAGATGTGACCGATACGCAGTCGATTCAAGCATTTCAGACGAAGCTTCATTCCTATGCACCCATTACCCTGCTTGTGAACAATGCGGGAACAGCCTTTGCTGGTTTTGCAGAGGAGGTTCCTGTCGATACATACCGCCAGCAATTTGAAGTGAATGTCTTCGGTGTGATGGAAATGACCCAAGCAGTGCTGCCGTTTATGACAAGTGGTGCAAAGATTTTCAATATGAGCAGCATCAGCGGATTAATGGGAATGCCTGCACTTTCTCCTTATGTATCGTCTAAGTTTGCGCTGGAAGGCTATACAGAAAGCTTGCGGATTGAACTGGCTTCGTTCGGCATACAGGCGGCCTTGATCGAGCCGGGCTCTTTCCAAACGAATATTTGGAACACCTCGATGAACGAGCAAATGATTCAGCCGGCAGAAGGATCGAAATACACAAAACTCTATCAAAAGATGATGGCCTATATCGATACCCAGAAATCCACCTATGGAGACCCTGGTGAAGTGGCGGAGCTTGTTGTTCGATTAGCAGAAAAGAAGCGGCTGAAACGGCTGAGATATCTTGTTGGGAAAGGCGTACGACTTTCATTCACAGCAAAGCAGCTTCTGCCGTGGAACATGTGGGAACACATCATACTACGTACACTCTCTTCAAAAAAAGAAGCACAGAAGAACAGGCGGATATGCTGA
- a CDS encoding spore coat protein — protein sequence MEQQNQQKIGNPQTPVPTTTNMNDRDFVTDLLSTEKYMTSGYNTALNEFSHESLYQDIQRIALETQKTQRHLYDVMFRYGWYSVEAAEQQKLQQAHQKFQQTLTDQSPYGSSQMS from the coding sequence ATGGAACAGCAAAACCAACAAAAAATCGGGAATCCACAAACTCCGGTTCCTACGACTACAAACATGAACGATCGTGATTTCGTCACAGATCTCTTGTCGACTGAAAAATATATGACAAGTGGATACAACACAGCGCTCAATGAATTCAGTCATGAATCTCTTTACCAAGATATTCAGCGAATTGCGCTCGAAACACAGAAAACACAAAGACATTTATATGATGTCATGTTCCGATATGGCTGGTATTCCGTTGAAGCCGCTGAGCAGCAAAAGCTCCAGCAGGCACACCAGAAATTCCAGCAAACACTGACAGATCAATCTCCGTACGGATCATCACAAATGTCATAA
- a CDS encoding ABC transporter ATP-binding protein: MSAISTEGLSLGYGETMIIDELNVSIPKGEITVFIGSNGCGKSTLLRSLARLMKPMGGSVLLEGHSIAKLPTKEVAKQLAILPQGPEAPEGLTVHQLVKQGRYPYQNWLKQWSKQDEEAVNRALKSTKMEDLADRTVDSLSGGQRQRAWIAMTLAQETDIILLDEPTTYLDMTHQIEILDLLFDLNEKEQRTIVMVLHDLNLACRYAHHLVAIKDKSIYAEGRPETVINCDLVKNVFDMNCQVTTDPLFGTPLCIPHGRGRCIVQQAQAETFLAAR, translated from the coding sequence ATGAGTGCCATTTCTACTGAAGGTTTAAGCTTAGGCTACGGAGAAACAATGATCATAGATGAACTAAATGTATCAATCCCTAAGGGTGAAATCACAGTATTTATTGGCAGTAATGGTTGTGGTAAATCCACGCTACTTCGCTCTTTGGCCCGTCTCATGAAGCCAATGGGTGGTTCTGTTCTGCTTGAAGGTCATTCCATTGCAAAATTACCAACAAAGGAAGTAGCGAAACAGCTCGCCATTCTTCCACAAGGACCAGAAGCGCCAGAAGGATTAACCGTGCATCAGTTAGTGAAGCAAGGCAGATATCCTTATCAAAATTGGCTGAAGCAGTGGTCGAAGCAAGATGAAGAAGCAGTGAATCGCGCATTGAAATCAACAAAGATGGAAGACCTTGCGGATCGTACTGTTGATTCATTATCAGGTGGACAAAGGCAGCGTGCATGGATTGCGATGACGCTGGCCCAAGAGACCGATATTATTTTGTTGGATGAGCCGACGACATATTTAGACATGACGCATCAAATCGAAATTTTAGACCTGCTGTTTGATTTAAATGAGAAAGAGCAGCGCACGATTGTGATGGTTCTTCATGATCTCAATCTCGCATGCAGATATGCTCATCATCTTGTGGCGATTAAAGACAAGTCGATCTATGCAGAAGGCAGACCGGAAACAGTGATTAATTGTGATCTTGTGAAAAATGTCTTTGATATGAATTGCCAAGTGACAACAGACCCTTTATTTGGAACACCATTATGTATTCCGCACGGTAGAGGACGCTGTATTGTGCAGCAAGCGCAAGCTGAAACATTTCTTGCTGCAAGATAA
- a CDS encoding YusW family protein — translation MCWKKTGRIGVLLFMLSGCQSIEPLQQTHEAEAESLSAVQMKELPFQHVHLHVQYGQKNELYEAIYRQARGKEEALIRDHMNGVRYEGEEALREMKMKLNDMSIPSEKINEAYVNELLAAFNLDDDYQRIQINLKLEDGTKRTFQRKK, via the coding sequence ATGTGTTGGAAGAAGACGGGGCGAATAGGAGTGCTGCTCTTTATGCTGTCTGGCTGTCAATCAATTGAACCGTTACAACAAACACATGAAGCGGAAGCAGAAAGTCTGTCAGCTGTTCAAATGAAGGAACTGCCATTTCAGCATGTGCATCTGCATGTACAATATGGACAGAAAAACGAATTATACGAAGCGATCTACCGTCAGGCAAGAGGCAAAGAGGAAGCGCTCATCCGTGATCATATGAATGGTGTCCGCTATGAAGGGGAAGAAGCCTTGCGCGAGATGAAGATGAAGCTGAATGATATGTCGATTCCTAGTGAAAAGATCAATGAAGCGTATGTAAATGAACTATTAGCTGCTTTTAATTTAGATGATGATTATCAGCGGATTCAGATCAATCTGAAGCTCGAAGATGGGACCAAACGTACATTCCAAAGGAAGAAATAA
- a CDS encoding YuzL family protein: MSRLKKNPSKAGVSAASVKGNAGPSQEANLGGKKTSQNQQYQKN; this comes from the coding sequence ATGTCTCGTTTGAAGAAAAACCCATCGAAAGCAGGCGTCAGTGCTGCAAGTGTAAAAGGAAACGCAGGTCCATCACAGGAAGCAAACCTAGGCGGGAAAAAAACCAGTCAAAATCAGCAATATCAAAAGAATTAG
- a CDS encoding trypsin-like peptidase domain-containing protein → MDFKREDEENKMNHPENANQDNEMNHQKDTHQENEKQIDAPEKEKELVFHQHETEASATQESVTNQSPQIVDDRASKKEKKRKAAWLSPILGGIIGGGLVLGITPLLPQSQDTAANTQTQTASSEPAASDNFSTKPITNATNVADMVQDLEPTIVGVSNYQSTQNSFGLSGDQTEAEAGTGSGVIFKKDGKKAYMITNNHVVEGANKIKVTLYDGKTKDAKLVGSDVMTDLAVVEMNADGIDKVASFGDSSKLRAGDKVIAIGNPLGAQFSGTVTEGIISGLDRTVEANTSSGTVEMNVLQTDAAINPGNSGGPLINSDGQVIGINSLKISESGVESLGFAIPSNDVKPIVDELLKKGKVERPYLGVQMIDLEQVPETYQENTLGLFDKQIGKGIYVKDVSKGSPAQKAGLKSGDVIIKFKGKDVVNSSQLKEILYKETKVGDKTTMTVIREGKNKNLDITLGQSDSE, encoded by the coding sequence ATGGATTTCAAAAGAGAAGATGAAGAGAATAAGATGAATCATCCAGAAAACGCGAATCAAGACAATGAAATGAATCATCAAAAAGACACCCATCAAGAGAATGAGAAACAAATAGACGCACCAGAAAAAGAGAAGGAACTCGTTTTTCACCAGCATGAAACCGAAGCATCCGCCACGCAGGAGAGTGTGACAAATCAATCTCCTCAAATAGTGGATGACCGTGCGTCGAAAAAGGAGAAAAAGAGGAAGGCAGCATGGCTCAGCCCGATTCTTGGAGGAATTATTGGCGGGGGTCTTGTACTTGGCATTACACCGCTTTTGCCGCAGTCACAGGATACAGCTGCCAACACGCAAACGCAGACAGCATCAAGCGAGCCGGCAGCCTCAGATAATTTCTCGACAAAACCAATCACCAATGCTACAAATGTTGCTGATATGGTACAAGATTTAGAGCCCACTATTGTGGGGGTCTCAAACTATCAATCTACACAAAATTCGTTTGGCCTGAGCGGTGATCAAACAGAAGCTGAAGCTGGAACAGGCTCTGGTGTCATCTTCAAAAAAGATGGCAAAAAAGCGTACATGATTACAAATAACCACGTTGTTGAAGGTGCCAATAAAATCAAGGTCACCCTTTATGATGGTAAAACAAAAGACGCAAAGCTTGTCGGCAGTGATGTGATGACAGATTTAGCCGTTGTTGAAATGAATGCAGACGGCATTGATAAAGTGGCGAGCTTTGGTGATTCTTCTAAGCTTCGTGCTGGAGATAAAGTCATTGCCATTGGGAATCCGCTCGGTGCACAGTTCTCAGGTACTGTGACAGAAGGAATTATTAGTGGTCTCGATCGTACCGTTGAAGCAAATACGTCATCTGGTACGGTGGAGATGAATGTACTGCAAACAGATGCAGCGATTAACCCAGGAAACAGCGGGGGGCCACTTATCAATTCAGATGGTCAAGTCATTGGCATCAACAGCTTGAAAATCAGCGAAAGCGGTGTGGAATCACTCGGATTTGCGATCCCAAGTAACGATGTCAAACCGATTGTAGATGAGCTGTTGAAAAAAGGAAAAGTTGAACGTCCATACCTTGGTGTACAAATGATTGACCTTGAGCAAGTGCCTGAGACGTATCAGGAAAATACGCTCGGTTTATTTGATAAACAAATCGGCAAAGGCATTTACGTAAAGGATGTTTCAAAAGGTTCACCTGCACAAAAAGCAGGCTTGAAATCTGGAGATGTCATCATCAAGTTCAAAGGGAAAGACGTAGTGAACAGCTCTCAGCTGAAAGAAATTCTTTACAAAGAAACAAAAGTCGGCGATAAAACCACAATGACTGTCATCCGTGAAGGAAAGAACAAAAATTTAGATATTACCCTCGGACAGTCAGATAGCGAATAA